Proteins encoded in a region of the Isosphaeraceae bacterium EP7 genome:
- a CDS encoding PHB depolymerase family esterase: protein MRRMRKLLERAAFGLTLTGLVVAARADIVTLKNGTVLKGAVDKDNTVVSVFDGLKRVIVRDTKIAKTDPEATYANAESFRFIQPLEKHAGSMPRYAIGIKAGPWSDRARRSYQYVGPKSSKPVAMTQAIIDLGPRISKLRGVDEFWTGQIPTSTLPRDVVMGLLGNIIQKENKSERLAKGRFLIQAEWYPEAMAELASIEADFPEEKENIGVALRNIRDLEARRVRAEIDVRRSAGQPKKVAELLKGFPTGEGVSEELLQEVRDLLKQDEDQAAADRALAEQIRTLPDELIEVQDKADWKNRMIEVLRFFDEAPDAIRPRFEPLLKADSSLDARGKLALAVSGYVLGAEGAVSNLDDASTLWKARDIVRRYLASRPEDDRPAMAAELQALSRPGPDGATLPMDFTTVGRIARVLPPPLMDSKESPKAIRTHRVRDDASESPTEYTLMLPPEYHPLRSYPLVVALHSGRGPASAIDWWQAEATRRGYIVLAPEYNLPDQSPDYRYSATEHAAVELALRDARRRYSVDSDRIYLGGQLLGGNMAFDFGLAHPDLFAGVVVVSGLPAKYVPRYTQNAQNLPLYAAYGEFAPAANEVIFGTLLKPLISKGWDVTYVEYQRRGLEEFPEEAVPAFDWMDRRRRDPYPKAFKFDSARGSDNRFFGVVIDSHHNGRTTEPDAVDPVGKNLNPARVELKIGASTNLVNLKTAGVRRLYIWLGPAEVDFSKRVELRVNDSPKPVYRAVPPVSFGPMLDDLRIRGDRQQMYALKIPVG, encoded by the coding sequence ATGCGACGGATGCGCAAGTTGCTGGAGAGGGCGGCGTTCGGCCTGACGCTGACCGGCCTGGTCGTCGCGGCCAGGGCGGACATCGTCACGCTGAAGAACGGGACCGTCCTGAAAGGGGCGGTCGACAAGGATAACACGGTTGTCTCGGTGTTTGACGGCCTGAAACGGGTGATCGTCCGCGACACCAAGATCGCCAAGACCGATCCCGAGGCGACCTACGCCAACGCCGAGTCGTTCCGGTTCATCCAGCCGCTGGAGAAGCACGCCGGCAGCATGCCCAGGTACGCCATCGGCATTAAGGCCGGCCCCTGGAGCGACCGTGCGAGGCGCAGCTACCAGTATGTCGGCCCCAAGTCTTCGAAGCCCGTGGCCATGACCCAGGCGATCATCGACCTGGGCCCCCGGATCTCGAAGCTGCGCGGCGTCGATGAGTTCTGGACCGGGCAGATCCCCACGTCGACCCTCCCGCGCGACGTGGTGATGGGCCTGCTTGGCAATATTATCCAAAAGGAAAATAAGAGCGAACGACTGGCCAAGGGCCGGTTCCTGATCCAGGCGGAGTGGTACCCCGAGGCGATGGCCGAGCTGGCCTCGATCGAGGCCGATTTCCCCGAGGAGAAGGAGAATATCGGCGTGGCCTTGAGGAACATCCGCGACCTCGAAGCCCGCCGGGTGCGGGCCGAGATCGACGTGAGGCGCTCGGCGGGGCAGCCGAAGAAGGTGGCCGAGCTGCTGAAAGGCTTCCCGACCGGCGAAGGGGTCTCCGAGGAACTGCTCCAGGAGGTGCGCGACCTCCTGAAGCAGGACGAAGATCAGGCCGCCGCGGATCGGGCCCTGGCCGAGCAGATCAGGACACTCCCCGATGAGCTGATCGAGGTCCAGGACAAGGCGGACTGGAAGAATCGCATGATCGAGGTCCTCCGGTTCTTCGACGAGGCACCCGATGCGATCCGCCCGAGGTTCGAGCCCCTGCTCAAGGCCGACTCCAGCCTCGATGCCCGGGGAAAGCTGGCGCTGGCCGTCTCCGGCTACGTGCTCGGGGCCGAGGGGGCGGTGTCCAATCTGGACGACGCTTCGACGCTCTGGAAAGCCCGCGACATCGTCCGACGCTATCTGGCCTCCCGCCCCGAGGATGACCGCCCGGCCATGGCCGCCGAGCTGCAGGCGCTAAGCAGGCCGGGGCCCGACGGGGCGACGCTGCCGATGGATTTCACCACGGTCGGCCGCATCGCCAGGGTGCTGCCGCCCCCGTTAATGGACTCGAAGGAATCCCCGAAGGCCATCCGGACGCATCGGGTGCGCGACGACGCGAGCGAGTCGCCGACGGAATACACCCTGATGCTTCCGCCGGAATATCACCCGCTGCGGAGCTATCCGCTCGTGGTCGCGCTGCACTCGGGCCGGGGCCCGGCGTCGGCGATCGACTGGTGGCAGGCCGAGGCGACGCGTCGCGGTTACATCGTGCTGGCGCCGGAATACAACCTGCCCGACCAGTCGCCCGACTATCGCTATTCCGCCACGGAACATGCGGCGGTCGAGCTGGCCTTGCGCGATGCGCGGCGGCGGTACTCGGTGGACTCCGATCGCATCTACCTGGGCGGCCAGTTGCTGGGAGGGAACATGGCGTTCGACTTCGGCCTGGCTCACCCCGACCTGTTCGCCGGAGTCGTCGTGGTCTCGGGCCTCCCCGCGAAGTACGTCCCGCGCTACACGCAGAACGCACAGAACCTCCCGCTTTACGCAGCTTACGGCGAGTTTGCTCCTGCGGCGAACGAAGTCATCTTCGGTACGCTGCTCAAGCCGCTGATCTCCAAAGGCTGGGACGTGACTTACGTCGAGTATCAGCGGAGAGGGCTCGAGGAGTTCCCGGAGGAGGCCGTCCCGGCCTTCGATTGGATGGACCGGCGGCGGCGAGACCCCTATCCCAAGGCATTCAAGTTCGATTCGGCGCGGGGGAGCGACAATCGGTTCTTCGGCGTGGTCATCGACTCCCATCACAACGGCCGGACCACCGAGCCCGATGCGGTCGACCCCGTGGGCAAGAACCTCAATCCGGCGCGTGTGGAGCTGAAGATCGGCGCGAGCACCAACCTGGTGAACCTCAAGACCGCCGGCGTCCGCAGGCTCTATATCTGGCTGGGGCCGGCCGAGGTCGACTTCTCGAAGCGGGTCGAGCTGCGGGTCAATGACAGCCCCAAGCCCGTCTACCGGGCCGTTCCCCCCGTCTCGTTCGGGCCGATGCTGGACGACCTGCGGATCCGCGGCGATCGGCAGCAGATGTACGCCCTGAAAATCCCGGTGGGATAG
- a CDS encoding glycoside hydrolase family 13 protein, with protein sequence MTDDFRTPEWVRDAVFYQIFPDRFASSLSVPKPSGLDAWGSAPTYYSYQGGDLIGVVEKLDYLQDLGVNAVYFTPVFQSASNHRYHTHDYEKVDPMLGGNQALRRLVDEVHGRGMKIVLDGVFNHASRGFFQFHDILENGQNSAYLDWFTVTGYPLNAYESKKPLGYHAWWGLPALPKFNIKTPAVREFILGVARNWIDFGIDGWRLDVPGEIEDDDFWRAFRERVKGANPDAYIVGEIWREARHWLQGDMWDAVMNYVFTRACIGFFIGREMDVAEVKQTSFKAIEVADAPQFAQNLRDLIALYRPEVTAVQLNLLDSHDMARFVTLAGGDQSALRLATLFQMTYTGAPSIYYGDEVGLSGGHDPANRGAFPWGHRDDWDTALLADFQKMIALRHARPALRRGSFEILHAADDVFVHLRALGDEKVVVAFNVSRSTRVADVNVSGKIADGAVLDEVWADESVRAEAGMLRGIKIPPRSARVFATPAGAHR encoded by the coding sequence GTGACCGATGACTTTCGCACGCCGGAATGGGTCCGCGACGCGGTGTTCTACCAGATCTTCCCCGACCGATTCGCGTCGAGTCTGAGCGTACCTAAGCCGAGCGGGCTCGATGCATGGGGTTCCGCCCCGACCTACTACTCATACCAGGGCGGCGATCTTATCGGGGTCGTCGAGAAGCTCGATTACCTCCAGGATCTCGGCGTCAACGCGGTCTATTTCACCCCGGTCTTCCAGTCTGCGTCAAACCACCGCTATCACACGCACGACTACGAGAAGGTCGACCCCATGCTTGGGGGGAACCAGGCGCTGCGAAGGCTCGTGGACGAGGTGCACGGGCGGGGGATGAAAATCGTCCTCGACGGCGTGTTCAACCATGCCAGCCGCGGCTTCTTCCAGTTCCACGACATCCTCGAGAATGGGCAGAACTCGGCCTATCTCGACTGGTTCACCGTGACCGGCTACCCGCTCAACGCGTATGAATCGAAGAAGCCGCTGGGCTACCACGCCTGGTGGGGGCTGCCGGCCCTGCCCAAGTTCAACATCAAGACGCCGGCGGTGCGGGAGTTCATCCTCGGCGTCGCCCGCAACTGGATCGACTTCGGCATCGACGGCTGGCGGCTCGACGTGCCGGGGGAAATCGAGGACGACGACTTCTGGCGGGCCTTTCGCGAGCGGGTCAAGGGGGCGAACCCCGACGCCTACATCGTCGGCGAGATCTGGCGCGAGGCCCGGCACTGGCTGCAGGGAGACATGTGGGACGCGGTGATGAACTACGTGTTCACCCGCGCCTGCATCGGCTTCTTCATCGGCCGCGAGATGGACGTCGCCGAGGTCAAGCAGACGAGCTTCAAGGCCATTGAGGTGGCCGATGCTCCCCAGTTCGCGCAGAATCTCCGCGACCTGATCGCCCTGTATCGGCCCGAGGTCACGGCCGTCCAGCTCAACCTGCTCGACAGCCACGACATGGCCCGGTTCGTCACCCTGGCGGGCGGCGACCAGTCGGCCCTGAGGCTCGCGACCCTCTTCCAGATGACCTACACAGGCGCCCCCTCGATCTATTACGGCGACGAGGTCGGCCTCTCCGGCGGCCACGACCCGGCCAACCGAGGCGCCTTCCCCTGGGGCCATCGAGACGACTGGGACACCGCGTTGCTGGCCGACTTCCAGAAGATGATCGCGCTCCGGCATGCCAGGCCGGCCCTCCGTCGCGGCAGCTTCGAGATTCTGCACGCGGCCGATGACGTCTTCGTCCACCTCCGGGCGCTGGGCGACGAGAAGGTGGTCGTGGCCTTCAACGTGTCCAGGTCGACCCGAGTGGCCGATGTCAACGTTTCCGGCAAGATCGCCGACGGCGCGGTGCTCGACGAGGTCTGGGCCGATGAGTCG